The following proteins come from a genomic window of Nicotiana tomentosiformis chromosome 12, ASM39032v3, whole genome shotgun sequence:
- the LOC138903701 gene encoding purine permease 3-like isoform X2, with translation MEHQGLSIAMRRILLLINCIILAVGICGGPLMMRLYFVEGGSRVWFSSWLQTAGWPLTFIPLAILYFYRRKTEGSSAKFYFITPRIFIASFVIGIVTGVDDFLYSWGGSKLPVSTSSLLLAAQLAFTAVGAFFIVKLKFTPYSINAVVLLTVGAVLLGVRSNGDRPEGVTSKAYILGFMMTLLAAALYGVILPCIELIYLKAKQVITATLVLEIQMVMCFAATAFCTVGMIVNNDFKAISREAKQFNLGEARYYTVIVWTTIIWQCFFVGVIGVIYCSSSLMSGVMIAVLLPVTEVLAVVFFRENFSGEKGLALFLSLWGFVSYFYGEFRQTKKEKNKSPKSEMTTMHTESV, from the exons ATGGAACATCAAGGATTAAGCATCGCTATGAGGAGAATCCTCCTGCTGATTAATTGTATAATACTTGCTGTTGGTATCTGCGGTGGCCCTCTAATGATGCGTCTATATTTTGTGGAGGGAGGTTCAAGAGTATGGTTTAGCAGTTGGTTACAAACTGCTGGATGGCCACTCACCTTTATACCTCTTGCTATCTTATACTTCTATCGTCGAAAAACCGAAGGCTCTAGTGCCAAGTTTTACTTTATAACACCCCGAATTTTCATTGCGTCATTCGTCATTGGCATTGTCactggtgttgatgattttctcTATTCGTGGGGCGGGTCAAAACTCCCTGTGTCAACCTCTTCACTGCTTCTTGCGGCTCAACTTGCCTTCACGGCAGTAGGTGCTTTCTTCATAGTGAAGCTGAAGTTCACACCCTACTCTATCAATGCAGTGGTTCTGCTGACAGTTGGTGCTGTTTTACTGGGTGTTCGATCTAATGGTGATCGGCCGGAGGGTGTGACAAGTAAAGCCTATATTCTTGGTTTTATGATGACACTTCTCGCAGCAGCTTTATATGGAGTCATTTTGCCTTGtattgagttgatttacttgaaGGCAAAACAAGTTATTACTGCTACGTTGGTGCTGGAGATTCAGATGGTCATGTGTTTTGCTGCTACTGCTTTTTGCACCGTAGGAATGATTGTTAATAACGACTTTAAG gCAATATCAAGGGAGGCAAAACAATTTAATCTCGGAGAAGCTAGATACTATACAGTGATAGTATGGACTACCATTATTTGGCAGTGCTTCTTTGTGGGTGTAATTGGAGTCATTTACTGCTCTTCTTCTTTGATGTCTGGGGTTATGATCGCAGTTCTACTTCCAGTTACTGAGGTATTAGCTGTAGTTTTCTTTAGGGAAAATTTTTCAGGTGAAAAGGGCCTtgctctttttctttctctttgggGTTTCGTCTCATACTTTTATGGAGAGTTCAGAcaaacaaagaaggagaagaacAAAAGTCCAAAAAGTGAGATGACAACAATGCATACTGAGTCTGTTTGA
- the LOC138903714 gene encoding purine permease 3-like, producing MEHQGLSIAMRRILLLINCIILAVGICGGPLMMRLYFVEGGSRVWFSSWLQTAGWPLTFIPLAILYFYRRKTEGSSAKFYFITPRIFIASFVIGIVTGVDDFLYSWGGSKLPVSTSSLLLAAQLAFTAVGAFFIVKLKFTPYSINAVVLLTVGAVLLGVRSNGDRPEGVTSKAYILGFMMTLLAAALYGVILPCIELIYLKAKQVITATLVLEIQMVMCFAATAFCTVGMIVNNDFKAISREAKQFNLGEARYYTVVVWTTIIWQCFFVGVIGVIYCSSSLMSGVMIAVLLPVTEVLAVVFFRENFSGEKGLALFLSLWGFVSYFYGEFRQTKKEKNKNSKSEMTTMHTESV from the exons ATGGAACATCAAGGATTAAGCATCGCTATGAGGAGAATCCTCCTGCTGATTAATTGTATAATACTTGCTGTTGGTATCTGCGGTGGCCCTCTAATGATGCGTCTATATTTTGTGGAGGGAGGTTCAAGAGTATGGTTTAGCAGTTGGTTACAAACTGCTGGATGGCCACTCACCTTTATACCTCTTGCTATCTTATACTTCTATCGTCGAAAAACCGAAGGCTCTAGTGCCAAGTTTTACTTTATAACACCCCGAATTTTCATTGCGTCATTCGTCATTGGCATTGTCactggtgttgatgattttctcTATTCGTGGGGCGGGTCAAAACTCCCTGTGTCAACCTCTTCACTGCTTCTTGCGGCTCAACTTGCCTTCACGGCAGTAGGTGCTTTCTTCATAGTGAAGCTGAAGTTCACACCCTACTCTATCAATGCAGTGGTTCTGCTGACAGTTGGTGCTGTTTTACTGGGTGTTCGATCTAATGGTGATCGGCCGGAGGGTGTGACAAGTAAAGCCTATATTCTTGGTTTTATGATGACACTTCTCGCAGCAGCTTTATATGGAGTCATTTTGCCTTGtattgagttgatttacttgaaGGCAAAACAAGTTATTACTGCTACGTTGGTGCTGGAGATTCAGATGGTCATGTGTTTTGCTGCTACTGCTTTTTGCACCGTAGGAATGATTGTTAATAACGACTTTAAG gCAATATCAAGGGAGGCAAAACAATTTAACCTTGGAGAAGCTAGATATTATACAGTGGTAGTATGGACTACCATTATTTGGCAATGCTTCTTTGTGGGTGTAATTGGAGTCATTTACTGCTCTTCTTCTTTGATGTCTGGGGTTATGATCGCAGTTCTACTTCCTGTTACTGAGGTATTAGCTGTAGTTTTCTTTAGGGAAAATTTTTCAGGTGAAAAGGGCCTtgctctttttctttctctttgggGTTTCGTCTCATACTTTTACGGAGAGTTCAGAcaaacaaagaaggagaagaacaaaaattcaaaaagtgAGATGACAACAATGCATACTGAGTCTGTTTGA
- the LOC138903701 gene encoding purine permease 3-like isoform X1, translated as MEHQGLSIAMRRILLLINCIILAVGICGGPLMMRLYFVEGGSRVWFSSWLQTAGWPLTFIPLAILYFYRRKTEGSSAKFYFITPRIFIASFVIGIVTGVDDFLYSWGGSKLPVSTSSLLLAAQLAFTAVGAFFIVKLKFTPYSINAVVLLTVGAVLLGVRSNGDRPEGVTSKAYILGFMMTLLAAALYGVILPCIELIYLKAKQVITATLVLEIQMVMCFAATAFCTVGMIVNNDFKAISREAKQFNLGEARYYTVVVWTTIIWQCFFVGVIGVIYCSSSLMSGVMIAVLLPVTEVLAVVFFRENFSGEKGLALFLSLWGFVSYFYGEFRQTKKEKNKNPKSEMTTMHTESV; from the exons ATGGAACATCAAGGATTAAGCATCGCTATGAGGAGAATCCTCCTGCTGATTAATTGTATAATACTTGCTGTTGGTATCTGCGGTGGCCCTCTAATGATGCGTCTATATTTTGTGGAGGGAGGTTCAAGAGTATGGTTTAGCAGTTGGTTACAAACTGCTGGATGGCCACTCACCTTTATACCTCTTGCTATCTTATACTTCTATCGTCGAAAAACCGAAGGCTCTAGTGCCAAGTTTTACTTTATAACACCCCGAATTTTCATTGCGTCATTCGTCATTGGCATTGTCactggtgttgatgattttctcTATTCGTGGGGCGGGTCAAAACTCCCTGTGTCAACCTCTTCACTGCTTCTTGCGGCTCAACTTGCCTTCACGGCAGTAGGTGCTTTCTTCATAGTGAAGCTGAAGTTCACACCCTACTCTATCAATGCAGTGGTTCTGCTGACAGTTGGTGCTGTTTTACTGGGTGTTCGATCTAATGGTGATCGGCCGGAGGGTGTGACAAGTAAAGCCTATATTCTTGGTTTTATGATGACACTTCTCGCAGCAGCTTTATATGGAGTCATTTTGCCTTGtattgagttgatttacttgaaGGCAAAACAAGTTATTACTGCTACGTTGGTGCTGGAGATTCAGATGGTCATGTGTTTTGCTGCTACTGCTTTTTGCACCGTAGGAATGATTGTTAATAACGACTTTAAG gCAATATCAAGGGAGGCAAAACAATTTAACCTTGGAGAAGCTAGATATTATACAGTGGTAGTATGGACTACCATTATTTGGCAATGCTTCTTTGTGGGTGTAATTGGAGTCATTTACTGCTCTTCTTCTTTGATGTCTGGGGTTATGATCGCAGTTCTACTTCCTGTTACTGAGGTATTAGCTGTAGTTTTCTTTAGGGAAAATTTTTCAGGTGAAAAGGGCCTtgctctttttctttctctttgggGTTTCGTCTCATACTTTTACGGAGAGTTCAGAcaaacaaagaaggagaagaacaaaaatccaaaaagtgAGATGACAACAATGCATACTGAGTCTGTTTGA